Within Chlamydia pneumoniae TW-183, the genomic segment TCTGCTTCATAGCAAATTTTTATTTTTCAAAAAAAAAAAAATCTTTGTTTTTTTTCTGCAGTTGAAAAAACAAAAAAATGCTATGCACCTGCTCTCGAATACAGGATGGGAACCCTTGGATGAAAAGCGAACGTCTTAAAAAATTAGAATCAGAACTTCATGACCTTACGCAATGGATGCAGTTGGGTTTAGTGCCAAAAAAAGAAATTAGCAGGCACCAAGAAGAAATCCGAATCTTAGAACATAAAATTTACGAAGAAAAAGAACGTCTACAACTCCTCAAAGAAAACGGAGAGATTGAAGAGTACGTCACACCACGACGCAGTCCCGCAAAGACTGTCTACCCTGATGGTCCTAGTATGTCTGATATTGAATTTGTGGAACCCACAGAAACAGAAATTGATATCGACCCAGGCGAAACCGTAGAACTGGAACTCACCGATGAAGGACGTGAAGATGGGGCAGTAGAAGTCGACTATTCCCACGAAGACGATGAAGACCCTTTCAGCGATCGCAATCGCTGGAGACGCGGTGGTATCATTGATCCCGATGCTAATGAATGGTAAGGCTCCCCTAGCTCTTTATATTCATATTCCCTTCTGCACAAAAAAATGTCGCTATTGCAGTTTTTATACAATCCCCTACAAAAGTGAATCTGTATCGCTCTATTGTAATGCTGTAATTCAAGAGGGGCTAAGAAAGCTAGCCCCCATCCAAGAGACGCATTTCATAGAGACTGTGTTTTTTGGAGGGGGAACACCTTCATTAGTTTCTCCTCTTGATCTTAAGCGCATCCTCAAAGAGCTAGCCCCCCATGCCCGGGAAATTACTTTAGAGGCCAACCCCGAAAATCTCACCGTAAGCTATCTACGTCAACTACAAGAGACTCCAATAAATAGAATTAGCGTTGGCGTACAAACCTTCGACGACTCTATCCTACAGCTCCTCGGAAGAACGCATTCTTCATCTGCGGCAATCACAGCACTGCAAGAATGCCAGAATCACGGATTCTCTAATCTTTCTATAGACCTAATCTACGGACTGCCCACACAGTCTTTGGAGATATTCCTAAGCGACCTACATCAAGCTCTGACTCTCCCTATCACTCACATTTCTCTATACAACCTCACTATAGATCCCCACACCTCCTTCTATAAACACCGCAAAATTCTAGTCCCCACAATTGCCCAAGAAGAAATTCTAGCTGAGATGAGCCTCCTTGCTGAAAATCTCCTACTCTCCCAAGGGTTCCAACGCTATGAACTTGCTTCATATGCCAAGCCAGATTACCCCGCAAAGCACAACCTCTATTACTGGACAGATCGCCCTTTCTTAGGCTTAGGAGTTTCAGCTTCGCAATACCTTCACGGAGAGCGGTCAAAAAATTATAGTCATATTTCTCACTATCTACGTGCTGTACGTAAGAATCTCCCTACCCAAGAGACCTCAGAAATTCTCCCAAAAAAAGAACGAATCAAAGAAGCCTTAGCCCTGCGACTCCGACTCCTTGAAGGAGCAGACCTCGCGGAGTTCCCCTCCACACTTATCTCCATGCTTACGCAAGATGTAAAATTACAAAACCTATTCAGTGTGCATGGACAATGTCTTGCCCTAAATAGACAGGGCCGTCTCTTCCACGATACAATAGCGGAAGAGATTATGGGATATTCCTTCTAATCCCTGCGGAAGGCTAAAACCTAGACTCTGCCCTTCGGACTCCTGATGCTCCGGGAAACATCAGAGAACTCTTAAAGGTAAAGCTTCTTTCTCGGTCTTTCTTTTTTTTGCCGTGCTCTTATGTTAAAAATACCAAGATGTCTCCAAAGATACATTAGCGACGACGACGCCTAGAATGGCGTAATACGGACTTCACAAAGAACCATAGATTTACGAACAAGACGAAAGCACATAAGATGAAGTTTAATGTTTGGCCAACAGCTAATACATCACCACTGCTCCAATTTTCTTCAGCACTTTTATTATGTAGATCATAAACAGCAGTGTTATTTGGACGTACTAAGATACGTGGAACTTGTATTGCAATCTGGTTAAGCACCATAATGGATACCGGCAAATAAAGTCCTCCATGTACAGTTTGTAAAAAGCCTATGATAAAGCCTGCACGATCGCGATAAGAAGCTCGTACTGTTCCTACAGGCAGGCCACTTCCTATAACTCGTTGCTGCACAAATTGTTGTACACGATGTCTAAGACCTCGCCCCATCCAGCGAGTGCACTCTACAAAGACAATACTCCCTGAAATTGTAGACGCAGAAATAAAAATTGCTCGTAAGATTTCCTGAGGCATCCATAGTTTACGCAGGACGTTGCCACAATCAAAAACAAGAACAAGGATGCTTGGTAAATATAGAGATTGTGCTACGATTCGTGCAGTACGGAATCTCTCTCTAGACTGAGGATAATTTGTAAAGAGTAAGAAAAAATACCGGACCGCAAACGTCGTGTGCATCAAAATTAAAGAGTAACAGATCTGCAAGTCTAAGCCCTCATGAACAGAGGCTAGGATCCATTCCTGCGCAAGTCCTGAAACTCTAGAAATTGCATAAAGCGCAGAAAGAGCTACATCAGGACACCGTTGGGGATAGGGATTGATTTCCATATCTGATGAAGGCGATCCTTGATTCAACCATTCTACAAGCCTACTCATAGAACTAGGATCCGTAGAATCAATGACAACAGCTAGATCTCTTTCACTGTGTGGTAACTGTGATCTTTCGGCATCTTGAGAAAGACCTCCCCTATCTTCTACATCCTCACCCCTATTCGCAACCAAGCATTGCTCTCCAAAACGCACCGCCCAAGTAAAAGAAGGACAACGGATAGAAGGCAGAAAAACACCCTCAAGACCCGAAGAATACGGCAGTATCGTGGTGTTCTCCGCCCTAGTTCCCCGACAATCCAGAGAACTAAAGAAGTCTCCAGAAACACGGTAATTATGGACCCTAAAGTCTCCTTGAATAAAGACCGTCGGGGAAATCCCTACAACAACAATACGTGGACTATGCCTAGATTGCGTTAACGCCTGTTGTATATAAGGCGATGCATCCCCATAGAAAATCACTAGAAACTCACGATTCTGATTTTCAGGAGCAGAGAAAAACTGTTCCCAAACCGTCAAAAGGGCCTGACATAAAGGATGATCGAGAGTAGGAAGAGTACGACAAGGACTGATGGGCCAAGGAGACATGCCGCTTCCATCGTTATAGAGAAGACGAACGGCCTCTCCCCGTACTTCACTAATATACAGCAATTCCTGTACAGCTTCTTGATGCGTTTGCCAACTTCCATTTACATAGAGAGTACGTACCTCAGAATCTGGGGGCTCAGGATCCTCATCACCGCCACAAAGGCAAACCAACTCATACACATCCGAAGCCACAGAAGCAGATGAAGAACTTCTAGGGCCTCCTGCAATGAAGACCGAGATATCTTCAGCCGAAGATGCAACTGTTGATACGTCTAGAGAAGGAGGAGATATTGTAATTCTCGGGATTTGGATATCGGCGGGAATAGGATTCGGGGATAGAGGTTCCGTTTCTTCGAGTAGTGTTGGTGGTGAAGATCGAGATTCTGTGGGTGCTGTCATCAACGCTCTAAACTTATTTGGCAAAGATTATAAAATAAGTATTGATAACACGCAATAGAGGATTACGATTATTTTAAAAAGACGCAAACCTATGATTATGCGCTATTTAGAATCATGCAACCTTTAATTTTTGCTTATGATCACAAGAAAAATATCCCCGAAGAGCTTACATGCTAAGAAACTCCTGACAATGATACCGGGGATAAAACAAGCTAAGAAAAAATTAATTCGGGATGTGGAAAAGAAATATTGTTGGGACTTTGGTTATACTTTGCTTCACAGAACCTAAGTCCTCAGTAGTTCTCCATGATTGCACTTGGCGTGTGAGAACAAGTTCACTCGGGCCCGAAAGGTCAGAGGCAACACAAAGCTCCGCATAGGAAGGTAAAGTATCTAGAAGAGACTCAAAAGTATAGACGTTACGATAAGGAGTTTCTATACATACTGAAGTAGATACCTCTTTGGAGGTCGCTGCCTTTTTTATCGACTTTACACGTTCCTTAGGACTTTGCGGGAGGTATCCCAAAAACGTAAAGCTCTGGGAAGGCAAGCCTGAAAGCATGAGCGCTAACGTTATCGAACAGGGACCTGAAAAAGCCTGCACAGGAATCCCCAAAGCACGTGCACGACGCACTAAACTCGCTCCAGGATCTGCAATACAGGGAAGACCCGCATCAGAGATCAGTCCCCAATTCTCCCCGTGTTTTACGATAGGCTCTAGATAAAAATCCCAAGCCTTAGGGAGGCGCGCATGTTTACTAAGAATAGCAAGAGGAAATTTATGAACTTCGGGAATTTTCCATAAACTTAGAAATGCCCTACCCCCACGATCACTTTCTACAATCAGCCCATCTAGTCTATGAACTAATTCTCCTATAACGGAGGGGAGAGTCTCTACAGCACGGGTACCGAGAGTATTGGGAAGAAGATATAAAGTCACAGGTTAACCATTCTAATCACTAAAGTTTCCACAGCTACTATAGGATCTTGGACATTATTTTTAATTAAGGTTTCTGCATAAAATAAAGAATTTAAGGCTTGGTGTAGTCTCTCCTTTCCATAAAGGACGAACATTCGGTGTTTATTTTCTTTCGATCCCTCTTCAATACTACGTAAACCATAGAGACATTGGGTACGAAGGAAAGTAATAATCCCCAAGGGATCTTCACCATCCTCGAGTAGAAAATGCAACTGCTGGTGACCTTCTACCGGATCCCTCTTCAATAGAGAGTCTCGAAATTTCCATAGGGAAGCCTTTTCTTTTTTGACAACGAGCTCTTTAATATCAGAGTGATCCAAGGACGTTTTCTTGCCAACAGAGCACAGTAGCTTATCGAATTCACTGAGAATATCAGGAAGAGAGGTTGAAGCAAGTGCACGCAAAAACAAAGATGCCAATGATTGAGAGCAAGAAATCCCCACACGCTCAGCTCTTTGCAACAGGAGGCGTATGATCCTTTTCTGACGATCTGCGGGCCACTCACCAAATAAACTCAAAGAAAGAGCCGATGGCAAGGCTTTTGACAGTTCTCGAAAGCATTCTTGTTTTGTGGTGAAGATCAAAATCGTAAGGTGAGGTTGAGGATTCCGAGCATAGCGGCTTAGAAATTCCTTAGTTGCTAGAGGGAATTTCTCTGCATGAATAATCCCCAAAGTTTCATGCTCTTGAAAGAGTGCAAACGTCTCGGTCCAAGACATGAGGGTTGCTGGCATGAGTCCCTGACCACCGAGCTCTTTGAAGCTCTCAGAGACTAATAATTCAATCAGCGCATCTTTATCGTCTTCCAAAGCACTCCCTATAAGAGCTATAGCGGGCACTTTCTCTGCATACGCCTGGGAAAAGTCATCAAAACTCGTTAAGGATTTTTGCATAGGTAGAGTCAAAAAAGTAGTATCCTGAACCTACTATACGTATTTTCCTACCAACTGTACAGCATGAAGCCTGAAGATCTCGCTCTATAAAGCTTTTTAACCTTAAAAAGAAAAACGGGAAGGAAACCCAATGTTTCCCTTTCCCGTTAACATGAGCAATAATGCGAAAATCACAAATTATCGAGACATCATTTTGATCAGTTGGTGACGCCAGCCATGAGCTGTACGAACACGGCTTTTAGAGCCATGCTTTCTCGTAGCTGTTGAAGAACAGACACGTTTACAACTAGATGTATGCTTATGGTTTTTGTGGCATGCTAAAGCACAGGCTGCAGCTTTCTTAGGAGAACCTTTAGCCACTGTAGTTTTTCTAGCTACAGGCTTCTTAGCAACAGTCTTGCGAACCGCTCTCTTAGCTGTAGTCTTCTTTGCTACTGTCTTTTTTACTACACGTTTAGCAGCAACTTTCTTAACTGCAGGCTTCTTAGCAACAGTCTTACGAACTGTTCTCTTAGCTGTAGTCTTCTTTGCTACTGTCTTTTTAGCAGCCGTCTTACGAACTGCAGGTTTTTTTACAGCGGTTTTGCGAACAGTAGCTTTTTTAACCGTACGTTTAGCCGCAACTTTTTTAGCAGGCTTCCGTACAGCTCTTGAAGCTGTCTTTTTACCGCTTTGCTTTTTTTGCGCTCCAATCATCTTTATTCCCCTAATTAGACAGGTAATTACTTACCTGATCTATCGGCAGGGACGATTGAAAACTTTAATAAAAAAAATGACTTTTATTTTAAAAAAACTAAAATAAAAGTCATTACTAAAACATAAATAAATAGAAAGCAACTACTTAGAAAGACTATTTTCTAAGTAATAAAGAATAGAACGAACACCAAAACCTGAAGCATATTTTGGATAACGGTCTTCTTCTTTTTCATGATATGCAGTACCTGCAATATCAAGATGTGCCCAAGCTACCGAAGATTCTTCCAAAAATCTCTGCAAGAATAATGCTGCTGTAATAGCCCCTGCACGGTTACTGCCTAGATTTTTCATATCAGCAATATCAGAATGCAATGTTTTATCATACTTCTTAACTAGAGGAAGTCTCCATAACGGCTCGGAGGTTTCGGCTGACGCCTCTAAAAGATCTTCAGCTAAAACATCGTTATTGGAAAAGAAACCTGCAACCTCTTCTCCTAGAGAGACTACCATAGCTCCTGTTAGAGTTGCAAAATCTATAATACGTGTCGGTTTACAATATTTTAAAGCATATGTAATCGCATCAGCGAGGATAAGACGTCCCTCAGCATCGGTACTACAAATCTCAACAGAAAGCCCCGACATTCCTACATAGACATCTCCCATTTTATAGGAGGCGCCATCGATAGCATTCTCTGTAGCAGGAATGATCCCCGTGACATTTATAGGAAGCTCTAAAACTGCTAACGCCGAGAGAATCCCGAGGACTGTAGCCCCACCTGCCATGTCTTCTTTCATAGTAAGCATGGATTTTCCAGGCTTGAGGTCTAAACCTCCAGAGTCAAAAGTGACCCCTTTCCCTATCAAGACGGTGTGATCTTTAGACTTAGGACGTCCTTGATAACGGACAACGATAAAGTGTGGATCCACACAAGAACCCTTGGAAACAGCCAATAGGAGTCCCATTTTCTCTTTGGCGATGGCATCTTTTCCCAAGACCTTAGTATCAATACTAGGGAACTCTTTTCCCAGATTCAGAGCAACCTCTGCCAATTTCTTAGGGGTAATTTCATCAGCATTCCTGTTCACAAGATCTCGAGTGAGATATACGCCTTCGAAAATGGCTGCTTCTTTCCTAAAGATAGCATCCGCCATTTTGGGAACGATACCGATAACCGTGACTTTAGAAAGAGGAGTTTCAAGATTACGATCTACCTTATTATAACGTGGGTAGTCATAGTTTAATGACAAAATTCCTGAGGACAACCCCACTAAGAATTCTTCGGCAGAAAGCCGCAATTCAGAAATTGTAGGTAAGATGATATTGACTGTGGAACACTTTGCTTTACGTAAGACACGAGTTAGTGTCGCATAGGTTTGGAAAACAACATCAGAGGTGAGCTCTTCATTTTTCCCTAAGCCTAAGAGGACAATGCGTTTTTCCTTAGCTTTAGGACTACTATAAAGGAGTTCAATCTCCCCGGTTTTTCCTTGAAAGTTTTCTAAAGCGGGGAGATACGAGGGTTCAAACTCGGCTTCAAAAGAAGCTGCATTTTTTGCATCCTTAAAATGCCAAAAGGGCAGGACTATAGCATCTGCCTTAACACGATTACGCCCAGAGGCTTGAGCATGAAATAAAACCACAAACTCTCCTTTAATGACTAGGAATTAAAAAGGAACATCTTCACAGACATACTGCTGTTCTTGACCATAACCAGCATACATATCTTTATCTTTAATAGCTTCTGCGTCCAGTGCTTCACCTTCAAACCCTACGGATACAGATTCATATCCCACTTGCTGATGATTGTCTTCTAAAGATGGAGAACGGCTGCCTTCATTGCGACCGAAAGGACTGAATTTCAAAGAATCTACACTAATCACTAAAGAAGATTGCGGTGAACCATCTTTGCTCATGTAACTCTCTACAGAGATATCGCCAGCAACAATGACTCCTGAGCCTTTCTTCAAGTAAGGAAGCATCTTATCATAGCGATTGTGCCAAATATTGCATTTGCACCAAACAGTTTCATCTTTCATTCCAACTCGAGTCTTCACTCCCAGTCTCAGAGTGATCACACGTTTTCCTTTGGAAGTCATTCGCTCTTCAGGATCTGCTCCAAGGTAACCAGCAAAATGCCCAAACATCATAAGATAGCCTTTAGATTTCTATTTTTAATACTTCTTTAATTAATACATCTTAAGAACTTCTCAAAACAGATTCAGGACAAAAACGAGAAGTCAATAAAGTCATTTCTTCTCTAAGAAGAGCTTTATCAATCTTTTAAATTAGAAAAAAGATGTAGTACTTATATGCTTAATTAAGCACGAATACCTGTAGGAGGAGGTTGCATTCCACCACCGCCTTGAGGCATTTGTGGCATTGTATCTACAGAAGGTTCTCTACCAGCACAAATATCAGCACACACGGTACGCCACTTAACAACAGTTTCAATAAACAATTGAGCAAATGCTTTTAGTAAATTCGTTTCAGCATATTTCATATCCAAAACGCAGTGCATGAGAATGAGCTGTTCCTTAGTAGCAACACCTACTCCACCTCCAGCCATCTGACCGCCAAGCATAGATCCTTCTAATAATTTCTCATATAAGGCCAATTTCCTCTGAGTATTATCAGGGAGTCCATCTAACAGAGGAGCGTAGACATAAAGACGATCAGAATGTTCTTCATAAGTAAGGTGAAGAGAGAACTCACCATCAACAAATAAAATGCACGTGTTATTCTGATCAAAAGCTACATCCGGCAGTTTTAATTCTTTAGCAAAATTTTTTAGATTTTCCTCAGCATTTTGCCTGGACATGAGGGAATCTCCTTGTAATAGATTGTTGTTGTTTCAAGTTACCATAAGAGTGATTTGTTAGTAAACGATTTCAGAGGCTTAAAATCAAAAACTCCCTTGTATTTCTGGCGCCGTTATGATATCTGATCGACGATGGAAAAAGTTTCTTCTTATCCCTCAGTTCCTTTACCTCTTGGGGCTTCTAAAATTTCCCCAAACCGCTATCGATTTGCTTTAT encodes:
- a CDS encoding SAM-dependent methyltransferase; protein product: MTLYLLPNTLGTRAVETLPSVIGELVHRLDGLIVESDRGGRAFLSLWKIPEVHKFPLAILSKHARLPKAWDFYLEPIVKHGENWGLISDAGLPCIADPGASLVRRARALGIPVQAFSGPCSITLALMLSGLPSQSFTFLGYLPQSPKERVKSIKKAATSKEVSTSVCIETPYRNVYTFESLLDTLPSYAELCVASDLSGPSELVLTRQVQSWRTTEDLGSVKQSITKVPTIFLFHIPN
- a CDS encoding single-stranded DNA-binding protein, with product MMFGHFAGYLGADPEERMTSKGKRVITLRLGVKTRVGMKDETVWCKCNIWHNRYDKMLPYLKKGSGVIVAGDISVESYMSKDGSPQSSLVISVDSLKFSPFGRNEGSRSPSLEDNHQQVGYESVSVGFEGEALDAEAIKDKDMYAGYGQEQQYVCEDVPF
- a CDS encoding DNA polymerase III subunit delta → MTLPMQKSLTSFDDFSQAYAEKVPAIALIGSALEDDKDALIELLVSESFKELGGQGLMPATLMSWTETFALFQEHETLGIIHAEKFPLATKEFLSRYARNPQPHLTILIFTTKQECFRELSKALPSALSLSLFGEWPADRQKRIIRLLLQRAERVGISCSQSLASLFLRALASTSLPDILSEFDKLLCSVGKKTSLDHSDIKELVVKKEKASLWKFRDSLLKRDPVEGHQQLHFLLEDGEDPLGIITFLRTQCLYGLRSIEEGSKENKHRMFVLYGKERLHQALNSLFYAETLIKNNVQDPIVAVETLVIRMVNL
- a CDS encoding DUF687 domain-containing protein: MTAPTESRSSPPTLLEETEPLSPNPIPADIQIPRITISPPSLDVSTVASSAEDISVFIAGGPRSSSSASVASDVYELVCLCGGDEDPEPPDSEVRTLYVNGSWQTHQEAVQELLYISEVRGEAVRLLYNDGSGMSPWPISPCRTLPTLDHPLCQALLTVWEQFFSAPENQNREFLVIFYGDASPYIQQALTQSRHSPRIVVVGISPTVFIQGDFRVHNYRVSGDFFSSLDCRGTRAENTTILPYSSGLEGVFLPSIRCPSFTWAVRFGEQCLVANRGEDVEDRGGLSQDAERSQLPHSERDLAVVIDSTDPSSMSRLVEWLNQGSPSSDMEINPYPQRCPDVALSALYAISRVSGLAQEWILASVHEGLDLQICYSLILMHTTFAVRYFFLLFTNYPQSRERFRTARIVAQSLYLPSILVLVFDCGNVLRKLWMPQEILRAIFISASTISGSIVFVECTRWMGRGLRHRVQQFVQQRVIGSGLPVGTVRASYRDRAGFIIGFLQTVHGGLYLPVSIMVLNQIAIQVPRILVRPNNTAVYDLHNKSAEENWSSGDVLAVGQTLNFILCAFVLFVNLWFFVKSVLRHSRRRRR
- a CDS encoding type III secretion chaperone Slc1, whose translation is MSRQNAEENLKNFAKELKLPDVAFDQNNTCILFVDGEFSLHLTYEEHSDRLYVYAPLLDGLPDNTQRKLALYEKLLEGSMLGGQMAGGGVGVATKEQLILMHCVLDMKYAETNLLKAFAQLFIETVVKWRTVCADICAGREPSVDTMPQMPQGGGGMQPPPTGIRA
- a CDS encoding leucyl aminopeptidase — its product is MVLFHAQASGRNRVKADAIVLPFWHFKDAKNAASFEAEFEPSYLPALENFQGKTGEIELLYSSPKAKEKRIVLLGLGKNEELTSDVVFQTYATLTRVLRKAKCSTVNIILPTISELRLSAEEFLVGLSSGILSLNYDYPRYNKVDRNLETPLSKVTVIGIVPKMADAIFRKEAAIFEGVYLTRDLVNRNADEITPKKLAEVALNLGKEFPSIDTKVLGKDAIAKEKMGLLLAVSKGSCVDPHFIVVRYQGRPKSKDHTVLIGKGVTFDSGGLDLKPGKSMLTMKEDMAGGATVLGILSALAVLELPINVTGIIPATENAIDGASYKMGDVYVGMSGLSVEICSTDAEGRLILADAITYALKYCKPTRIIDFATLTGAMVVSLGEEVAGFFSNNDVLAEDLLEASAETSEPLWRLPLVKKYDKTLHSDIADMKNLGSNRAGAITAALFLQRFLEESSVAWAHLDIAGTAYHEKEEDRYPKYASGFGVRSILYYLENSLSK
- the hemW gene encoding radical SAM family heme chaperone HemW; its protein translation is MNGKAPLALYIHIPFCTKKCRYCSFYTIPYKSESVSLYCNAVIQEGLRKLAPIQETHFIETVFFGGGTPSLVSPLDLKRILKELAPHAREITLEANPENLTVSYLRQLQETPINRISVGVQTFDDSILQLLGRTHSSSAAITALQECQNHGFSNLSIDLIYGLPTQSLEIFLSDLHQALTLPITHISLYNLTIDPHTSFYKHRKILVPTIAQEEILAEMSLLAENLLLSQGFQRYELASYAKPDYPAKHNLYYWTDRPFLGLGVSASQYLHGERSKNYSHISHYLRAVRKNLPTQETSEILPKKERIKEALALRLRLLEGADLAEFPSTLISMLTQDVKLQNLFSVHGQCLALNRQGRLFHDTIAEEIMGYSF
- a CDS encoding histone H1-like repetitive region-containing protein; the protein is MIGAQKKQSGKKTASRAVRKPAKKVAAKRTVKKATVRKTAVKKPAVRKTAAKKTVAKKTTAKRTVRKTVAKKPAVKKVAAKRVVKKTVAKKTTAKRAVRKTVAKKPVARKTTVAKGSPKKAAACALACHKNHKHTSSCKRVCSSTATRKHGSKSRVRTAHGWRHQLIKMMSR